The following are encoded together in the Chaetodon auriga isolate fChaAug3 chromosome 4, fChaAug3.hap1, whole genome shotgun sequence genome:
- the papss1 gene encoding bifunctional 3'-phosphoadenosine 5'-phosphosulfate synthase 1 isoform X2, with translation MQRATNVTYQAHHVSRNKRGQVVGTRGGFRGCTVWLSGLSGAGKTTVSMALEEYLVCHGIPCYTLDGDNIRQGLNKNLGFSPEDREENIRRIAEVARLFADAGLVCIASFISPYSRDRLNARKIHEAAGLPFFEVFVDAPLDVCEQRDVKGLYKRARAGEIRGFTGIDSEYEKPEAPELVLKTDSCSVNECIQQLVDLLQERDIVPVDASYEVKELYVQENKLDLAKADAETLPAVQIGKVDMQWVQVLAEGWATPLNGFMREREYLQCLHFDCLLDGGVINLSVPVVLPVSTADKERLDGVTAMALVYEGRRVAILRNPEFYEHRKEERCARQWGTTCKDHPYIKMVMESGDWLVGGDLQVLDRIRWKDGLDQYRLTPTELKQKFKEMNADAVFAFQLRNPVHNGHALLMQDTHKRLIERGYRRPVLLLHPLGGWTKDDDVPLPWRMKQHAAVLEEGILNPDSTIVAIFPSPMMYAGPTEVQWHCRARMVAGANFYIVGRDPAGMPHPDTGKDLYEPTHGAKVLTMAPGLITLEIVPFKVAAYNKVKRAMDFYDPKNHQDYDFISGTRMRKMAREGENPPDGFMAPKAWAVLKEYYKSLEKA, from the exons ATGCAACGTGCAACTAATGTCACCTATCAAGCTCATCATGTCAGCCGAAACAAGCGTGGGCAGGTTGTGGGTACGAGAGGAGGCTTCAGGGGGTGCACCGTTTGGCTGAGCG GTTTATCTGGTGCAGGGAAGACCACGGTGAGCATGGCTCTGGAGGAGTACCTGGTGTGTCACGGCATCCCCTGCTACACGCTGGATGGGGACAACATCCGCCAGGGGCTGAACAAAAACCTAGGCTTCAGCCCAGAGGACCGCGAGGAGAACATTCGACGCATTGCTGAGGTGGCCCGGCTTTTTGCTGATGCTGGGCTGGTCTGCATCGCCAGCTTCATCTCTCCCTACAGCAGG GATCGCCTCAACGCCAGGAAGATCCACGAGGCTGCAGGGCTGCCTTTCTTTGAGGTGTTTGTGGACGCTCCACTGGATGTCTGTGAGCAGAGGGACGTGAAGGGGCTTTACAAGAGAGCCAGAGCGGGCGAGATAAGAG GTTTCACTGGGATTGACTCAGAGTACGAGAAGCCAGAGGCTCCCGAGCTGGTGCTGAAGACCGACTCCTGCAGCGTGAATGAGTGCATTCAGCAGCTTGTTGACCTGCTTCAGGAGAGG GATATAGTTCCTGTTGATGCGTCTTATGAGGTCAAAGAGCTGTATGTTCAGGAGAATAAACTGGACCTGGCCAAGGCTGACGCAGAGACTCTGCCGGCTGTACAGATTGGGAAG GTGGACATGCAGTGGGTGCAGGTGCTGGCTGAAGGCTGGGCCACTCCTCTAAATGGCtttatgagagagagagagtacctGCAGTGTCTTCATTTTGACTGTCTGCTGGATG GTGGCGTCATCAACCTGTCGGTGCCCGTGGTGCTGCCGGTGTCGACTGCAGATAAAGAGCGTTTAGATGGCGTGACGGCTATGGCTTTGGTCTATGAGGGCAGACGAGTGGCCATCCTTCGCAACCCTGAGTTTTATGAGCACCGCAAAGAGGAGCGATGTGCTCGCCAGTGGGGCACCACTTGCAAGGACCACCCCTACATCAAG ATGGTGATGGAAAGCGGTGACTGGCTGGTCGGGGGAGACCTGCAGGTTCTGGACAGGATCCGCTGGAAGGATGGACTGGATCAGTACCGACTGACGCCCACTGAGCTCAAACAGAAGtttaaagaaatgaatgcaG ATGCTGTATTTGCCTTCCAGCTCCGCAACCCAGTCCACAACGGCCACGCTCTCCTGATGCAGGACACCCACAAGCGTCTGATCGAGCGGGGCTACCGCCGGCCtgtcctgctgctccacccGCTGGGAGGCTGGACCAAGGACGATGACGTGCCGCTGCCGTGGCGAATGAAGCAGCACGCCGCTGTGCTGGAGGAGGGCATCCTGAATCCAGACTCTACCATCGTGGCTATCTTTCCTTCACCCATGATGTACGCCGGGCCAACTGAG GTTCAGTGGCATTGCAGAGCTCGAATGGTGGCCGGAGCCAACTTCTATATCGTGGGCCGCGACCCCGCCGGCATGCCCCACCCTGACACAGGAAAGGACCTGTACGAGCCAACTCACGGGGCCAAAGTCCTCACCATGGCCCCAGGCCTCATCACCCTGGAGATCGTACCCTTTAAAGTCGCTGCTTACAACAAGGTCAAAAGAGCAATGGACTTTTACGATCCCAAAAA ccATCAAGATTATGATTTCATCTCAGGCACGCGCATGCGTAAGATGGCCCGCGAGGGCGAGAATCCTCCTGACGGCTTCATGGCGCCGAAGGCCTGGGCCGTGCTGAAGGAATACTACAAGTCACTGGAGAAGGCCTAA
- the papss1 gene encoding bifunctional 3'-phosphoadenosine 5'-phosphosulfate synthase 1 isoform X1: METYGNSNKKQKLSNAAESWGMQRATNVTYQAHHVSRNKRGQVVGTRGGFRGCTVWLSGLSGAGKTTVSMALEEYLVCHGIPCYTLDGDNIRQGLNKNLGFSPEDREENIRRIAEVARLFADAGLVCIASFISPYSRDRLNARKIHEAAGLPFFEVFVDAPLDVCEQRDVKGLYKRARAGEIRGFTGIDSEYEKPEAPELVLKTDSCSVNECIQQLVDLLQERDIVPVDASYEVKELYVQENKLDLAKADAETLPAVQIGKVDMQWVQVLAEGWATPLNGFMREREYLQCLHFDCLLDGGVINLSVPVVLPVSTADKERLDGVTAMALVYEGRRVAILRNPEFYEHRKEERCARQWGTTCKDHPYIKMVMESGDWLVGGDLQVLDRIRWKDGLDQYRLTPTELKQKFKEMNADAVFAFQLRNPVHNGHALLMQDTHKRLIERGYRRPVLLLHPLGGWTKDDDVPLPWRMKQHAAVLEEGILNPDSTIVAIFPSPMMYAGPTEVQWHCRARMVAGANFYIVGRDPAGMPHPDTGKDLYEPTHGAKVLTMAPGLITLEIVPFKVAAYNKVKRAMDFYDPKNHQDYDFISGTRMRKMAREGENPPDGFMAPKAWAVLKEYYKSLEKA, from the exons ATGGAGACTTACGGCAACTCGAACAAGAAACAGAAGCTAAGCAACGCCGCTGAGAGCTGG GGAATGCAACGTGCAACTAATGTCACCTATCAAGCTCATCATGTCAGCCGAAACAAGCGTGGGCAGGTTGTGGGTACGAGAGGAGGCTTCAGGGGGTGCACCGTTTGGCTGAGCG GTTTATCTGGTGCAGGGAAGACCACGGTGAGCATGGCTCTGGAGGAGTACCTGGTGTGTCACGGCATCCCCTGCTACACGCTGGATGGGGACAACATCCGCCAGGGGCTGAACAAAAACCTAGGCTTCAGCCCAGAGGACCGCGAGGAGAACATTCGACGCATTGCTGAGGTGGCCCGGCTTTTTGCTGATGCTGGGCTGGTCTGCATCGCCAGCTTCATCTCTCCCTACAGCAGG GATCGCCTCAACGCCAGGAAGATCCACGAGGCTGCAGGGCTGCCTTTCTTTGAGGTGTTTGTGGACGCTCCACTGGATGTCTGTGAGCAGAGGGACGTGAAGGGGCTTTACAAGAGAGCCAGAGCGGGCGAGATAAGAG GTTTCACTGGGATTGACTCAGAGTACGAGAAGCCAGAGGCTCCCGAGCTGGTGCTGAAGACCGACTCCTGCAGCGTGAATGAGTGCATTCAGCAGCTTGTTGACCTGCTTCAGGAGAGG GATATAGTTCCTGTTGATGCGTCTTATGAGGTCAAAGAGCTGTATGTTCAGGAGAATAAACTGGACCTGGCCAAGGCTGACGCAGAGACTCTGCCGGCTGTACAGATTGGGAAG GTGGACATGCAGTGGGTGCAGGTGCTGGCTGAAGGCTGGGCCACTCCTCTAAATGGCtttatgagagagagagagtacctGCAGTGTCTTCATTTTGACTGTCTGCTGGATG GTGGCGTCATCAACCTGTCGGTGCCCGTGGTGCTGCCGGTGTCGACTGCAGATAAAGAGCGTTTAGATGGCGTGACGGCTATGGCTTTGGTCTATGAGGGCAGACGAGTGGCCATCCTTCGCAACCCTGAGTTTTATGAGCACCGCAAAGAGGAGCGATGTGCTCGCCAGTGGGGCACCACTTGCAAGGACCACCCCTACATCAAG ATGGTGATGGAAAGCGGTGACTGGCTGGTCGGGGGAGACCTGCAGGTTCTGGACAGGATCCGCTGGAAGGATGGACTGGATCAGTACCGACTGACGCCCACTGAGCTCAAACAGAAGtttaaagaaatgaatgcaG ATGCTGTATTTGCCTTCCAGCTCCGCAACCCAGTCCACAACGGCCACGCTCTCCTGATGCAGGACACCCACAAGCGTCTGATCGAGCGGGGCTACCGCCGGCCtgtcctgctgctccacccGCTGGGAGGCTGGACCAAGGACGATGACGTGCCGCTGCCGTGGCGAATGAAGCAGCACGCCGCTGTGCTGGAGGAGGGCATCCTGAATCCAGACTCTACCATCGTGGCTATCTTTCCTTCACCCATGATGTACGCCGGGCCAACTGAG GTTCAGTGGCATTGCAGAGCTCGAATGGTGGCCGGAGCCAACTTCTATATCGTGGGCCGCGACCCCGCCGGCATGCCCCACCCTGACACAGGAAAGGACCTGTACGAGCCAACTCACGGGGCCAAAGTCCTCACCATGGCCCCAGGCCTCATCACCCTGGAGATCGTACCCTTTAAAGTCGCTGCTTACAACAAGGTCAAAAGAGCAATGGACTTTTACGATCCCAAAAA ccATCAAGATTATGATTTCATCTCAGGCACGCGCATGCGTAAGATGGCCCGCGAGGGCGAGAATCCTCCTGACGGCTTCATGGCGCCGAAGGCCTGGGCCGTGCTGAAGGAATACTACAAGTCACTGGAGAAGGCCTAA